In Cloacibacterium caeni, a single window of DNA contains:
- a CDS encoding ArsR family transcriptional regulator: protein MLDSIITSKTRLRLLVKFFINAANTGYLRGLAQEMNENTNAIRKELNNLSEAGFIIREDTDKKVMYHANTDHPLFTTLQQLIQKYVGIDFIISQILERMGDVSRIFLVGDYAKGIDSGVIEVIIEGPALNQNYIENIIQRIKKEIKKEVIVYSTTEYVGDGLLVFENK, encoded by the coding sequence ATGTTAGACAGTATTATAACATCAAAAACACGATTGCGACTATTGGTAAAATTCTTTATCAATGCTGCTAATACAGGCTACCTGAGAGGTCTTGCTCAGGAGATGAATGAGAATACAAACGCGATCAGAAAAGAATTAAACAATCTGAGTGAAGCAGGCTTTATTATCAGAGAAGATACAGATAAAAAGGTAATGTATCATGCCAATACAGACCATCCTTTGTTTACTACTTTACAGCAATTAATCCAAAAATACGTCGGTATAGATTTTATTATTAGTCAAATTCTCGAAAGAATGGGAGATGTTTCTCGTATTTTTTTAGTGGGAGATTATGCTAAAGGAATAGATTCGGGAGTAATCGAGGTGATTATAGAAGGTCCTGCCTTGAACCAAAACTATATCGAAAATATAATACAAAGGATTAAAAAAGAAATAAAAAAAGAAGTCATCGTTTATAGTACTACAGAATATGTAGGAGATGGACTGTTGGTTTTTGAAAATAAATAA
- a CDS encoding nucleotide sugar dehydrogenase: MNKIAIIGLGYVGLPLARLFATKFPVVGFDINQKRIEELNEGRDVTLEVEDALLKQVLVDSNPFKGHTSGLFCTAHLEEIREANYYIVTVPTPVDKHNKPDLTPLYKASETVGKVLKKGDVVIYESTVYPGATEEECIPVLEKVSGLKFNVDFFAGYSPERINPGDKEHTVEKILKVTSGSTPEIGVKVNELYKTVITAGTHLAPTIKVAEAAKVIENSQRDINIAFVNELAKIFNILDIDTHAVLEAAGTKWNFLPFRPGLVGGHCIGVDPYYLAQKAQEHGYHPEIILAGRRLNDSMGEYVAAQVVKLMIKKGITVKGAQLLLLGITFKENCPDVRNTKIVDVVKALEDYGIQVTIFDPWANPAEVKHEYNLPCHPELIAGAKYDAIVLGVAHKEFLNLDLELLKRENAVVYDVKGILTNTDGKL, from the coding sequence ATGAACAAGATTGCCATCATCGGACTAGGCTATGTTGGGCTTCCTTTAGCAAGATTATTTGCAACCAAATTTCCAGTAGTAGGTTTTGATATTAACCAAAAGCGAATAGAAGAATTAAATGAAGGTAGAGATGTAACCCTAGAAGTAGAAGATGCTCTATTAAAACAGGTATTAGTAGATTCTAATCCTTTCAAAGGTCACACAAGCGGTTTATTTTGTACGGCTCATCTGGAAGAAATTAGAGAAGCCAATTATTATATCGTAACGGTGCCTACTCCTGTAGATAAACACAATAAACCAGATTTAACCCCTTTGTACAAAGCCTCAGAAACAGTAGGAAAAGTCCTGAAAAAAGGCGATGTGGTAATTTATGAATCTACAGTATATCCTGGAGCGACCGAGGAAGAATGTATTCCTGTTTTGGAAAAAGTATCGGGATTGAAATTTAATGTAGATTTTTTTGCAGGTTATTCTCCAGAGCGCATTAATCCAGGTGATAAAGAGCATACAGTAGAAAAAATCCTTAAAGTGACCTCTGGTTCTACTCCAGAAATAGGCGTAAAAGTAAATGAATTATATAAAACAGTAATTACAGCAGGCACGCATTTGGCACCAACGATTAAGGTAGCGGAAGCAGCGAAAGTGATTGAAAACTCACAACGAGATATTAATATTGCTTTTGTAAATGAGTTGGCTAAAATTTTTAATATTTTAGATATAGACACTCACGCTGTTTTGGAAGCGGCGGGGACAAAATGGAACTTTTTACCTTTTAGACCAGGTTTGGTTGGCGGACATTGTATTGGGGTAGATCCTTATTACTTAGCCCAAAAAGCACAAGAGCATGGTTACCATCCAGAAATTATTTTGGCAGGAAGAAGACTGAATGATTCTATGGGAGAATATGTAGCTGCTCAAGTAGTAAAACTAATGATTAAAAAAGGGATTACCGTAAAAGGAGCTCAATTATTATTATTGGGAATTACTTTCAAAGAAAATTGCCCAGATGTAAGAAATACCAAAATAGTAGATGTGGTAAAAGCATTAGAAGATTACGGCATTCAAGTAACTATTTTTGACCCATGGGCAAATCCTGCAGAAGTAAAACACGAATATAACCTTCCTTGTCATCCTGAGCTCATTGCAGGTGCTAAATATGATGCTATTGTCCTAGGAGTGGCACACAAAGAATTTTTAAACTTAGATTTAGAACTGCTAAAAAGAGAAAATGCAGTGGTGTATGATGTGAAAGGGATTTTAACAAATACAGATGGAAAATTATAA